A genomic window from Pseudocitrobacter corydidari includes:
- a CDS encoding lysylphosphatidylglycerol synthase transmembrane domain-containing protein produces the protein MSKKQWKWTKRALTWLFLVAVAVLLVLYARKIDWHEVWNVIRDYNRLALLGAVGLVIFNYLLYGCYDLLARVWCGHKLAKRQVMLVSFICYAFNLTLSTWVGGIGMRYRLYSRLGLKPGTITRIFSLSISTNWLGYLLLAGVMFTGGAIDLPPHWYINDTTLRLLGAALLATVLIYLGFCAFAKKRHYSVKGQTLVLPTWKFALAQMAISSLNWMAMGATIWLLMGQAVDYFFVLGVLLVSSVVAVIVHIPAGIGVLEAVFVALLASEEVSSGTIIAALLVWRVLYYFIPLLLALVCYLGLESQAKRIREKNEEKAGG, from the coding sequence ATGAGTAAAAAACAGTGGAAGTGGACTAAACGCGCGCTCACCTGGCTGTTTCTGGTTGCCGTCGCGGTGCTGCTGGTGCTCTATGCGCGCAAAATTGACTGGCACGAAGTGTGGAACGTCATCCGCGACTACAATCGTCTGGCGCTGCTGGGCGCGGTAGGCCTGGTGATATTCAACTATCTGCTGTATGGCTGCTACGACCTGCTGGCGCGCGTCTGGTGCGGGCATAAGCTGGCAAAACGCCAGGTGATGTTAGTGTCGTTTATCTGCTATGCCTTTAACCTGACGCTCAGCACTTGGGTTGGTGGCATTGGCATGCGTTATCGCCTCTACTCGCGGCTTGGCCTGAAGCCCGGCACCATTACCCGCATCTTTTCCCTGAGTATCTCGACCAATTGGCTGGGTTATTTATTACTGGCGGGCGTGATGTTTACCGGTGGCGCAATTGACCTGCCGCCGCACTGGTATATCAACGACACCACCCTGCGACTACTTGGCGCGGCGCTATTGGCGACGGTGCTAATTTATCTGGGATTTTGCGCATTTGCCAAAAAGCGCCACTATTCTGTTAAAGGACAAACGCTGGTGCTACCCACCTGGAAGTTCGCCCTCGCCCAAATGGCGATCTCCAGCCTGAACTGGATGGCGATGGGCGCAACCATCTGGCTGCTGATGGGCCAGGCCGTTGATTATTTCTTCGTGCTCGGCGTGCTGCTGGTAAGCAGCGTGGTGGCGGTGATTGTGCATATTCCGGCGGGAATCGGCGTGCTGGAAGCGGTATTTGTCGCACTGCTGGCCAGTGAAGAAGTCTCTTCCGGGACGATAATTGCGGCGCTGCTGGTGTGGCGAGTGCTGTATTACTTTATCCCGCTGCTGCTGGCGCTGGTGTGTTATCTGGGGCTGGAGAGCCAGGCGAAAAGGATTCGGGAGAAGAATGAGGAGAAGGCTGGAGGGTGA